In Afipia sp. GAS231, a single window of DNA contains:
- a CDS encoding ester cyclase translates to MRSILIGLVGLLTLAVPSAFAADAATQEANKKTVLEFYETGLNQKDFDAAAKFFGPRYVQHNPTAPDGIEGFKAFLAFLREKFPDSHSEIKRAFAEGDFVILHVHSVREKGTRGRAIVDIFRLENGKIVEHWDVAQEIPEKPANSNSMF, encoded by the coding sequence ATGCGATCCATCCTGATCGGTCTCGTCGGCCTGTTGACGCTTGCGGTGCCCTCGGCGTTCGCGGCGGATGCGGCGACACAGGAGGCCAACAAAAAGACCGTCCTCGAATTCTACGAGACCGGACTCAACCAGAAGGACTTCGACGCCGCCGCGAAATTCTTCGGGCCGCGTTATGTCCAGCACAATCCGACCGCGCCTGATGGCATCGAGGGATTCAAGGCTTTCCTCGCTTTCCTGCGTGAGAAATTTCCGGACTCACACAGCGAGATCAAGCGCGCCTTCGCCGAGGGCGATTTTGTGATCCTGCACGTCCACAGCGTGCGCGAGAAGGGTACGCGAGGGCGCGCCATCGTCGATATTTTCAGGCTTGAAAACGGCAAGATCGTCGAGCATTGGGACGTTGCGCAGGAGATTCCGGAGAAGCCTGCCAACAGCAACAGCATGTTCTAG
- a CDS encoding DUF6719 family protein has protein sequence MRIATAALSLGLVLLLGTPVLAQQVSREQDIVDLRLGQRIMVDDGSCPAGQIKEVSGAKMTPTGVVRSAKCIPRLGPKKR, from the coding sequence GTGAGGATTGCAACGGCCGCCCTGTCCTTGGGGCTCGTTCTGCTGCTCGGCACACCCGTGCTCGCGCAGCAGGTCTCGCGCGAGCAGGATATCGTCGATTTGCGGCTCGGCCAGCGCATCATGGTCGACGACGGATCGTGCCCGGCCGGGCAGATCAAGGAAGTCTCGGGCGCGAAGATGACGCCGACGGGTGTGGTGCGCTCCGCCAAATGCATTCCGCGGCTGGGACCCAAGAAACGGTAA
- a CDS encoding ArgE/DapE family deacylase: MNATENKQKILDAVDAAFDAQLATTRDFVAIPSTRGAEGPCQDMIGDLLRQRGYEVDDWHIDVEDLKDLRGFGPIEHDFSRARTVVGTYRPQNNAGKSLILQGHCDVVPVGPLDMWENPPFSPVIKDGRMYGRGACDMKSGTIGALYALDAIKAAGLRPTARIHFQSVIEEESTGVGALSTLQRGYRADACFIPEPTFGKMIRSQVGVIWFRLKVRGFPVHVYEAGSGANAIMAAYHLIHSLQKLEAEWNERAKRDHHFGTVNHPINFNPGIIKGGDWASSVPAWCDVDCRIAILPGWSVADAQSEIMACVSAAARDHRFLSNNPPQVEWSGFLSEGYELKDSAAPEAAFGKAFAAVYGGGGAVPEQAFTALTDTRFYGLNYNIPSLCFGASGEAMHGFNEYVDLESLRKSTKATALFIAEWCGVEAI; this comes from the coding sequence ATGAACGCCACCGAAAACAAACAAAAAATTCTCGACGCCGTCGATGCTGCCTTCGATGCGCAACTCGCGACCACCAGGGATTTCGTCGCGATCCCTTCGACCCGCGGCGCCGAGGGACCGTGCCAGGACATGATCGGCGATCTCCTGCGCCAGCGCGGCTACGAGGTCGATGACTGGCATATCGACGTCGAGGATCTGAAGGATTTGCGCGGCTTCGGGCCGATCGAGCATGATTTTTCCAGGGCCCGCACCGTGGTCGGCACCTACCGCCCGCAAAACAATGCCGGCAAATCGCTGATCCTGCAGGGGCACTGCGACGTGGTTCCGGTCGGCCCGCTCGACATGTGGGAGAACCCGCCGTTCTCGCCCGTTATCAAGGACGGCAGGATGTATGGCCGTGGCGCCTGCGACATGAAGTCCGGCACCATCGGTGCGCTCTACGCGTTGGATGCGATCAAGGCGGCGGGGCTGCGTCCGACGGCGCGGATTCATTTCCAGTCGGTGATCGAGGAGGAGAGCACCGGCGTCGGTGCGCTCTCGACCCTGCAGCGCGGCTATCGCGCCGATGCCTGCTTCATCCCCGAACCGACCTTCGGCAAGATGATACGTTCGCAGGTCGGCGTGATCTGGTTTCGCCTGAAGGTGCGCGGTTTTCCCGTCCATGTCTACGAGGCCGGCTCCGGCGCCAACGCGATCATGGCCGCCTATCATCTGATCCATTCGCTGCAGAAACTGGAAGCCGAGTGGAACGAGCGCGCCAAGCGGGATCATCATTTCGGCACGGTCAATCATCCCATCAACTTCAATCCAGGCATCATCAAGGGCGGCGACTGGGCTTCCAGCGTGCCGGCCTGGTGCGACGTCGATTGCCGCATTGCGATTCTGCCGGGCTGGTCGGTCGCCGACGCGCAGTCCGAAATCATGGCCTGCGTTTCGGCTGCGGCGCGCGACCATCGCTTCCTGTCCAACAATCCGCCGCAGGTGGAGTGGTCAGGCTTTCTGTCGGAAGGCTATGAGCTGAAGGATTCCGCGGCGCCGGAAGCCGCCTTCGGCAAGGCGTTCGCGGCCGTCTATGGCGGCGGCGGCGCGGTGCCGGAGCAGGCCTTCACCGCACTGACCGACACGCGGTTCTACGGCCTGAACTACAACATCCCGAGTCTTTGTTTTGGCGCCAGCGGCGAGGCGATGCACGGCTTCAACGAATATGTCGACCTGGAGTCGCTGCGCAAATCGACCAAGGCGACCGCGCTGTTCATCGCGGAATGGTGCGGAGTGGAGGCGATCTAG
- a CDS encoding LysR family transcriptional regulator, producing the protein MADHASSELNLKELRILSALLHERSITRTAELLTTTQPAISKVLRRLRAQFADPLFVRNGHAMQPTAKALEISDQLRMLLGAADGLRASAAAFDPAQSDRTFSLLLTDVGMIRFLPPLIGHVADIAPRINIRAMPLDSRQFELKLEAGEADLALGAFAKAPRHLRRQRLYYDGFVTVVRNGHPRITAARSRAGFLAQRHILVTASETGHAAHGTAQRVLTAQIPPSNIMLRVPSFIAGAIVAAETDGLATLPANLAKRLAAPLGLVAFETPINLPRIEITQYWHERYHRDAAHRWFRSVTSELFGTAANTRGRSAASS; encoded by the coding sequence ATGGCCGACCATGCATCATCCGAACTGAACCTGAAGGAGCTGCGAATTCTCAGCGCCCTGCTGCACGAGCGCAGCATCACCCGCACGGCGGAGTTGCTGACCACGACGCAGCCCGCCATCAGCAAGGTGCTGCGGCGTCTTCGCGCGCAATTTGCCGATCCGCTGTTCGTCCGTAACGGCCATGCCATGCAGCCGACCGCCAAGGCGCTGGAGATATCAGATCAATTGCGCATGCTGCTCGGCGCCGCCGACGGTCTGCGCGCATCCGCTGCGGCCTTCGATCCCGCGCAATCCGACCGCACCTTCAGCCTGCTGCTGACCGACGTCGGGATGATCCGCTTCCTGCCTCCCCTGATCGGCCATGTCGCTGACATCGCACCACGGATCAATATCCGGGCGATGCCGCTGGATTCGCGCCAGTTCGAACTCAAGCTGGAAGCGGGCGAAGCCGACCTGGCGCTCGGCGCCTTTGCGAAGGCTCCGCGTCATTTGCGGCGCCAGCGATTATACTACGACGGCTTTGTCACCGTGGTCCGCAACGGGCACCCCAGGATTACGGCGGCACGCTCGCGTGCCGGCTTTCTCGCGCAACGCCATATCCTGGTGACCGCGTCGGAGACCGGTCACGCCGCGCACGGCACGGCGCAGCGGGTGCTCACCGCGCAAATACCGCCATCGAATATCATGCTGCGGGTTCCGAGCTTCATCGCCGGCGCCATTGTTGCCGCCGAAACCGACGGTCTCGCCACCTTGCCGGCCAACCTGGCCAAACGGCTCGCGGCACCGCTTGGGCTGGTCGCGTTCGAAACACCGATCAACCTGCCCCGCATCGAAATCACGCAATACTGGCACGAGCGCTATCATCGCGACGCCGCGCACCGCTGGTTCAGGTCGGTCACCTCAGAGCTGTTTGGCACGGCCGCAAACACGCGTGGACGGAGCGCAGCATCCAGTTGA
- a CDS encoding ABC transporter substrate-binding protein gives MSKFIIEPHFRLQEWVADEKGYFRAEGLDYEFRELIRSTAGQHHNKANQGAFQSIEKGREANVSCACHWTVNVAASNGHAKLYADVYSVAPSGIFVPADSPIRTPRDLAGVPISVGFQSGSHYSTIQALEQFMARSEINLTFEDGMLFHRMSQLIEGKSPAAALFNGPYYLAEQLGFRKVIDTSFMIAAMIKGTVEPEDVRRYFRALRAAQRDIDLRPELYTHYYKNEFPEQFHAVMDTRSWGPGERIVFETYSKEVYEQSFDWIAEHGIFAEGRMGAGEYDRSTISFAAE, from the coding sequence ATGAGCAAATTCATCATCGAGCCGCACTTTCGCCTGCAGGAATGGGTTGCCGACGAGAAGGGCTATTTCCGCGCCGAAGGCCTCGATTATGAATTTCGCGAACTGATCCGTTCGACGGCGGGACAGCATCACAACAAGGCCAATCAGGGCGCCTTCCAGAGCATCGAGAAGGGGCGCGAGGCCAATGTCAGTTGCGCCTGCCACTGGACCGTGAACGTGGCGGCCTCCAACGGCCATGCCAAGCTGTATGCCGACGTCTATTCGGTGGCGCCTTCAGGAATTTTCGTGCCTGCGGATTCGCCGATACGCACCCCCCGCGACCTCGCGGGCGTTCCGATTTCGGTCGGATTCCAGTCCGGCAGCCATTACTCGACCATCCAGGCGCTCGAACAGTTCATGGCGCGAAGCGAGATCAACCTGACGTTCGAGGACGGCATGCTGTTTCATCGGATGTCGCAGTTGATCGAGGGCAAGAGCCCCGCGGCCGCACTGTTCAACGGGCCGTATTACCTCGCGGAGCAATTGGGATTCCGCAAGGTGATCGACACTTCCTTCATGATCGCCGCCATGATCAAGGGCACGGTCGAGCCCGAAGATGTCAGGCGTTATTTCCGCGCCTTGCGGGCGGCCCAGCGCGATATCGATCTGCGGCCCGAGCTCTACACGCACTACTACAAGAACGAATTTCCAGAGCAGTTCCACGCCGTCATGGACACGCGCAGCTGGGGGCCCGGCGAACGGATCGTGTTCGAGACCTATTCGAAGGAAGTATACGAACAGTCGTTCGACTGGATTGCGGAGCACGGAATTTTTGCCGAGGGGCGGATGGGAGCGGGCGAATACGACCGATCCACCATCTCGTTTGCTGCAGAGTAA
- a CDS encoding cobalamin-binding protein — protein MRQFPPRRIVCLTEETVETLYLLGEQDRIVGVSGYAVRPPQVRREKTRVSAFISADIPKILALEPDLVLAFSDLQADIAASLVRAGVAIHVFNQRDVAGILAMIRTLGTLVGAAARADQLAAGFEQRLARIASTPRPSPKPRVYFEEWDDPLISGIGWVSELIEIAGGEDVLPKLRLQQAAKDRIIAPDVVRDAAPDVILASWCGKKVVPDRIRQRPGWGDIPAVRDNRIVEIKSPLILQPGPAALTDGLDAIVAALWPA, from the coding sequence ATGCGCCAGTTCCCGCCCCGCCGGATCGTCTGCCTCACGGAAGAAACCGTCGAGACGCTGTATCTGCTCGGCGAGCAGGACCGCATCGTCGGCGTGTCCGGCTATGCGGTGCGGCCGCCACAGGTCCGGCGCGAAAAGACCCGGGTCTCGGCCTTCATCTCCGCGGACATTCCGAAAATTCTGGCGCTCGAGCCCGACCTCGTGCTCGCCTTTTCCGACCTGCAGGCCGACATCGCCGCCAGTCTCGTGCGCGCGGGCGTCGCCATCCATGTCTTCAACCAGCGCGACGTCGCCGGCATTCTGGCCATGATCCGTACCCTCGGCACACTGGTCGGTGCGGCCGCGCGCGCCGATCAACTCGCAGCGGGCTTCGAGCAACGCCTGGCGCGGATCGCTTCGACACCGCGGCCCTCGCCGAAGCCAAGAGTCTATTTCGAGGAGTGGGACGATCCGCTGATCAGCGGGATCGGCTGGGTGTCCGAGCTGATCGAAATCGCCGGTGGCGAAGACGTGCTGCCGAAACTGCGGCTTCAGCAGGCCGCCAAGGACCGGATCATCGCACCCGACGTGGTACGCGACGCCGCGCCCGATGTGATCCTCGCCTCCTGGTGCGGCAAGAAGGTCGTGCCTGATCGCATCCGGCAACGCCCGGGCTGGGGCGATATCCCGGCGGTGCGTGATAATCGCATCGTCGAGATCAAATCGCCGCTGATCCTGCAACCCGGCCCGGCGGCACTGACCGACGGGCTCGATGCGATCGTCGCGGCGCTGTGGCCGGCGTGA
- a CDS encoding PaaI family thioesterase — protein MTPLEKIQSMKMPFAELKGVTFVAADKDRVVAQMVVRPELCTLHNTIHGGAIMAFADSVGAAATIINLPEDAKGTTTLESKTNFIGGAKEGSTVTATTTPVHRGRRTQVWQTRLETEDGKLVAVVMQTQLVL, from the coding sequence ATGACGCCGCTTGAAAAAATCCAGTCGATGAAAATGCCGTTCGCGGAATTGAAGGGCGTGACCTTCGTCGCGGCCGACAAGGACCGCGTGGTGGCGCAGATGGTGGTTCGGCCGGAGCTCTGCACGCTGCACAATACGATTCACGGCGGCGCGATCATGGCGTTCGCGGACTCGGTCGGCGCGGCGGCGACCATCATCAACCTGCCGGAGGATGCCAAGGGCACCACCACACTCGAGAGCAAGACCAATTTCATCGGCGGTGCCAAGGAGGGCTCGACCGTGACCGCCACCACCACCCCGGTGCATCGGGGACGGCGTACCCAGGTCTGGCAGACGCGGCTGGAAACCGAGGACGGCAAGCTGGTTGCGGTGGTGATGCAGACCCAACTGGTGCTCTGA
- a CDS encoding GNAT family N-acetyltransferase — MYLTVIAAALADSSVRKLSQQEELPLLRDHLLRLDRNSRHDRFHGFMDDSFIERYAEKCANDGTIVIAFFENGVVRGAAELHPPDQSPDSLPEIAFSVETSVRRRGVGSILFRKLIAEARAKGYQSLRITTGAQNDAMRALASKFGAHLVFRHGESTGTIDLTQQDDTALAPPAVTTAVDAVVNFNRAYWKMLMNMTGWGRAA, encoded by the coding sequence ATGTACCTGACCGTTATCGCCGCAGCGCTTGCCGACAGCAGCGTTCGGAAACTGAGCCAGCAGGAAGAATTGCCGCTGTTGCGCGACCATCTGCTGCGGCTCGACCGCAACAGCCGGCATGACCGATTCCATGGCTTCATGGACGATAGCTTCATCGAGCGCTACGCCGAAAAGTGCGCCAATGACGGCACGATCGTGATTGCGTTCTTTGAAAACGGCGTGGTTCGCGGTGCGGCGGAGCTGCATCCGCCGGATCAGTCGCCGGATTCGCTGCCGGAAATCGCGTTCAGCGTCGAAACGTCGGTACGCCGGCGCGGCGTCGGCAGCATCCTTTTCCGCAAGCTGATCGCGGAGGCGCGTGCCAAGGGCTACCAGAGTCTGCGGATCACCACCGGTGCGCAGAACGACGCGATGCGGGCGCTCGCCAGCAAGTTCGGCGCGCATCTGGTCTTCCGGCACGGCGAATCCACCGGCACGATCGACCTGACCCAGCAGGATGACACGGCGCTGGCGCCGCCCGCGGTCACGACCGCGGTCGATGCCGTCGTGAACTTCAATCGGGCCTACTGGAAGATGTTGATGAACATGACCGGCTGGGGCCGGGCCGCCTGA
- a CDS encoding putative quinol monooxygenase, translating into MIVVTGSVTARADSFDEVRKLSLEHVHRSRTEPGCISHAVNVDCENPLRLVFFEQWADRAALLAHFAVPASRDFVKSLQSLAAAATTIELYDATRLEKL; encoded by the coding sequence ATGATCGTGGTTACCGGCAGCGTCACCGCACGGGCGGACAGCTTTGACGAAGTCCGCAAACTGAGCCTCGAACACGTCCATCGTTCGCGCACCGAGCCCGGCTGCATCTCGCATGCCGTAAATGTCGATTGCGAAAACCCGCTGCGGCTGGTGTTTTTCGAGCAATGGGCTGATCGCGCTGCGCTGCTGGCGCATTTCGCGGTCCCCGCCTCCAGAGATTTCGTCAAGTCGCTGCAGTCGCTGGCGGCGGCCGCCACCACGATCGAACTGTACGACGCTACCAGGCTGGAGAAATTGTAG
- a CDS encoding DUF2161 domain-containing phosphodiesterase: METALYLPVKRFLEKLGFTVKGEVGGCDLVALSDGDPPIVVIGELKLTFNLELILQAVDRAAAADEVWLAAKLSARGKGRESDARYRNLCRRLGFGMLAVTNTGDVEVIVKPPDTAPRRNPKKRSRLVAEHRRRKGDPAMGGSTRAPIMTAYRQRALACASALSGGPRRVKDLRPEIPDAGKILLHNVYGWFDRAERGVYVLTDAGRAALKRWPQQPMDLGAASNSAP, encoded by the coding sequence TTGGAAACCGCGCTTTATCTGCCCGTTAAACGCTTCCTCGAAAAGCTCGGCTTCACCGTCAAGGGCGAGGTCGGCGGCTGCGACCTCGTGGCGCTCAGCGACGGCGATCCGCCGATCGTGGTGATCGGCGAACTGAAATTGACCTTCAACCTGGAACTGATCCTGCAGGCGGTCGACCGCGCCGCCGCCGCCGACGAAGTCTGGCTCGCGGCGAAATTATCCGCCCGCGGCAAGGGCCGCGAGAGCGACGCGCGCTATCGCAACCTCTGCCGCCGGCTCGGCTTCGGCATGCTGGCCGTCACCAATACCGGCGACGTCGAGGTGATCGTCAAACCGCCTGACACCGCCCCTCGCCGCAACCCCAAAAAGCGTTCGCGGCTGGTCGCGGAGCACCGGCGGCGCAAGGGCGATCCGGCAATGGGCGGTTCCACCCGCGCACCGATCATGACCGCCTATCGGCAACGGGCGCTGGCCTGCGCATCCGCGCTCTCGGGCGGGCCGCGGCGCGTAAAGGATCTGCGGCCGGAAATTCCCGACGCCGGCAAAATTCTGCTGCACAATGTCTACGGCTGGTTCGATCGCGCCGAACGCGGCGTGTACGTGCTGACCGATGCCGGGCGTGCCGCGCTGAAACGCTGGCCGCAGCAACCGATGGATTTGGGCGCCGCGAGCAATTCGGCGCCCTGA
- the fabG gene encoding 3-oxoacyl-ACP reductase FabG encodes MDGKVIVVTGGLGALGRIVVDEALVRGARVASVDHAPTQVPATPDQLELGGIDLTDAAQAKKAIDAAASHFGKLDALINIAGGFAFEAVADGDPKTWQRMYALNVTTALNASRAAIPHLSRSAAGRIVNVGAMGALQAGAGMGAYAASKAGVHRLTEALAAEQKGRITVNAVLPSIIDTAANRASMPKADFTKWVSPKELADVILFLASDAASAVTGALIPVSGRV; translated from the coding sequence ATGGACGGTAAAGTCATTGTCGTGACCGGCGGGCTGGGCGCGCTCGGCCGGATCGTCGTGGACGAGGCGCTGGTTCGCGGCGCCCGGGTTGCGAGCGTCGACCACGCGCCCACGCAAGTCCCGGCGACGCCGGACCAGCTTGAACTCGGCGGCATCGACCTCACTGACGCGGCACAGGCCAAAAAGGCGATTGACGCCGCCGCGTCCCATTTCGGCAAGCTCGACGCGCTGATCAATATCGCCGGCGGCTTCGCATTCGAGGCGGTTGCCGACGGCGACCCCAAGACCTGGCAGCGCATGTACGCGCTCAACGTCACGACGGCGCTCAACGCCTCGCGCGCGGCGATCCCGCATCTTTCCAGATCCGCCGCGGGTCGGATCGTCAATGTCGGCGCAATGGGCGCGTTGCAGGCCGGCGCCGGCATGGGCGCCTACGCCGCCTCCAAGGCCGGCGTGCACCGTCTCACCGAAGCGCTGGCCGCCGAACAGAAGGGCAGGATCACGGTCAACGCGGTGCTGCCGTCGATCATCGACACCGCAGCCAACCGCGCCAGCATGCCGAAGGCCGATTTCACCAAATGGGTGAGCCCGAAGGAACTGGCCGACGTGATCCTGTTTCTCGCCAGCGACGCCGCCAGCGCGGTGACCGGAGCGCTGATTCCGGTCAGCGGTCGGGTTTAG
- a CDS encoding SGNH/GDSL hydrolase family protein has protein sequence MLQVVPYPARLELMLRNEFGTQFMDGFGKRMINVINRGTGGEEATTEMLRIQSDVIAEAPALVIWQVGTNAVFRSNEFDFEAVVKAIADGLKLLSTIPTDVILMDSQYTTAVVTDEKRPLSDKMVKRISELAEAAGVDVFRRWTLMQPWHVAMRELVDPNDGPQLHLSDWATQNVTQVLFDQIKLMVAAADKTT, from the coding sequence ATGCTCCAGGTGGTGCCTTATCCCGCCCGGCTCGAGCTGATGTTGAGGAACGAGTTTGGCACCCAGTTCATGGACGGTTTCGGCAAACGGATGATCAACGTGATCAACCGGGGGACAGGTGGTGAAGAAGCGACGACGGAGATGCTGCGCATCCAGTCCGACGTGATCGCGGAGGCGCCGGCGCTGGTGATCTGGCAGGTAGGCACCAATGCCGTCTTTCGCAGCAACGAATTCGACTTCGAAGCGGTCGTGAAGGCGATCGCCGACGGCCTGAAGCTGCTGTCCACGATCCCGACCGATGTCATTCTGATGGATTCGCAATACACCACCGCCGTGGTAACGGACGAGAAGAGGCCGCTCTCCGACAAGATGGTGAAGCGCATATCCGAACTGGCTGAAGCCGCCGGAGTCGATGTGTTCCGCCGCTGGACGCTGATGCAGCCCTGGCACGTCGCGATGCGGGAGTTGGTCGATCCAAATGACGGCCCGCAATTGCATCTGAGCGACTGGGCAACGCAAAACGTGACCCAGGTGCTGTTCGATCAGATCAAGCTGATGGTCGCGGCCGCCGACAAAACTACGTAA
- a CDS encoding tyrosine-protein phosphatase has translation MSEAPARHLSLAGASNFRDLGGYPARNGRIVRWRQIFRSNHLGHLTDEDIAVVRGLGVKSAFDFRGTEERQAALCLMNDVTVHSLPVEPTVVAALRAIVASGTQLSTDHAVEVMRGSYRNYVQDNTPRFRALFAHLLEDSAPLVVHCTAGKDRTGFACALILHTLGVSDDVIAEDYLLTNRYYRRDPNNGSELPDDVKNVLGTVRASFLGAAFEAIDADYGDLETYLRDGLGLGRPERASLEARYLQS, from the coding sequence ATGTCAGAAGCCCCTGCCCGCCATCTCAGTCTTGCCGGCGCCAGCAATTTCCGCGATCTCGGCGGCTATCCCGCGCGCAACGGCCGGATCGTGCGCTGGCGGCAGATTTTCCGCTCCAACCATCTCGGCCACCTTACCGATGAGGATATCGCGGTCGTGCGCGGACTGGGCGTCAAAAGCGCATTCGATTTTCGCGGCACCGAAGAGCGCCAGGCCGCGCTGTGCCTGATGAACGATGTCACGGTGCATTCGCTGCCGGTCGAGCCCACGGTGGTCGCGGCGCTGCGCGCCATCGTAGCCAGCGGCACGCAACTGTCGACCGACCATGCCGTCGAGGTGATGCGCGGCTCCTACCGCAACTACGTGCAGGACAATACACCGCGCTTCCGCGCGCTGTTTGCCCATCTGCTGGAAGATAGCGCGCCGCTGGTGGTCCACTGCACCGCCGGCAAGGACCGCACCGGCTTTGCCTGCGCGCTGATCCTGCATACGCTCGGCGTGTCCGACGACGTGATCGCGGAAGACTATCTCTTGACCAACCGCTACTACCGCCGCGATCCGAACAACGGCAGCGAATTGCCCGACGACGTCAAGAATGTGCTGGGGACGGTGCGGGCGTCGTTTCTCGGCGCTGCGTTCGAGGCCATCGACGCCGACTATGGCGATCTCGAAACCTATCTTCGTGACGGCCTCGGTTTGGGCCGGCCCGAGCGCGCCAGCCTCGAGGCGCGCTACCTGCAGAGCTGA
- a CDS encoding MliC family protein encodes MNCRKIAVFGAALFAAWVAAAPSQVFAQTSFQNYRCADGTQFIVGFFQYDSRAHLQLDGRSVTLAKRLALSGSRYTGSGVTLKMTKAGATTLKNVRRPATACELT; translated from the coding sequence ATGAATTGTCGGAAGATCGCGGTTTTCGGTGCGGCCTTGTTCGCCGCTTGGGTTGCCGCCGCGCCATCGCAGGTTTTTGCGCAGACCAGCTTTCAGAACTATCGCTGTGCTGATGGAACGCAATTCATCGTCGGGTTCTTCCAGTACGATTCGCGCGCCCATCTGCAACTCGACGGCCGGTCGGTGACGCTGGCCAAGCGGCTGGCGCTGTCGGGATCGCGCTATACCGGCAGCGGGGTCACCCTCAAGATGACCAAGGCCGGTGCAACCACGCTGAAGAACGTCAGACGGCCGGCCACGGCCTGCGAGCTGACGTGA
- a CDS encoding DUF2735 domain-containing protein, whose product MLTTRVNEGSAKIYQFPAGGRAALGGRRYGDTRTAASEFPDPTVNLADCSGSWYHAEAIQETKPGRDH is encoded by the coding sequence ATGCTGACTACACGGGTAAATGAGGGGTCTGCCAAGATCTATCAATTCCCTGCCGGGGGCCGCGCGGCTCTCGGGGGACGTCGCTATGGCGACACCAGGACTGCCGCTTCCGAGTTTCCCGACCCGACGGTCAACCTCGCTGACTGCAGCGGCAGCTGGTACCACGCAGAGGCCATCCAGGAAACCAAGCCTGGGCGTGACCACTGA
- a CDS encoding glutamine synthetase beta-grasp domain-containing protein: MTKYKLEYIWLDGYTPTPNLRGKTQIKEFASFPTLEQLPLWGFDGSSTNQAEGRSSDCVLKPVAVYPDGARTNGALVMCEVMMPDGVTPHATNRRATILDDEGAWFGFEQEYFMYKDGRPLGFPTSGYPAPQGPYYTGVGYSNVGPVAREIVEKHLELCLFAGINHEGINAEVAKGQWEFQIFGKGSKKAADEMWMARYLLQRLTETYEIDIEYHCKPLGDTDWNGSGMHANFSTTYLRETGGKAYFEALMAAFEKNLMDHIAVYGPDNDKRLTGKHETAPWNKFSYGVADRGASIRVPHSFIKNDYKGYLEDRRPNSQGDPYAIASQILKTIAEVPAAKKSAAA; the protein is encoded by the coding sequence ATGACCAAATACAAGCTCGAGTACATCTGGCTCGACGGGTATACGCCGACACCGAATCTGCGCGGCAAGACACAGATCAAGGAATTCGCGTCCTTCCCGACGCTGGAGCAGCTTCCGCTGTGGGGTTTTGACGGCTCGTCGACCAACCAGGCCGAAGGCCGGAGCTCGGACTGCGTGCTCAAGCCGGTCGCGGTTTATCCCGACGGTGCGCGCACCAACGGCGCTCTGGTGATGTGCGAAGTCATGATGCCCGATGGCGTCACCCCGCACGCGACCAACCGGCGCGCGACGATCCTGGACGACGAAGGCGCGTGGTTCGGCTTCGAGCAGGAATACTTCATGTACAAGGACGGCCGTCCGCTCGGCTTCCCGACATCAGGTTATCCGGCGCCGCAGGGCCCGTATTACACCGGCGTCGGCTACAGCAATGTCGGTCCGGTTGCACGTGAGATCGTCGAAAAGCATCTCGAACTGTGCCTGTTCGCCGGCATCAACCACGAAGGCATCAACGCCGAAGTGGCGAAGGGCCAGTGGGAATTCCAGATCTTCGGCAAGGGCTCCAAAAAGGCCGCCGACGAAATGTGGATGGCCCGCTACCTGCTGCAGCGGCTGACCGAAACCTACGAGATCGACATCGAGTATCACTGCAAGCCGCTCGGCGACACCGACTGGAACGGCTCGGGCATGCACGCCAACTTCTCGACGACCTATCTGCGCGAGACCGGTGGCAAGGCTTACTTCGAGGCGCTGATGGCGGCCTTTGAGAAGAATCTCATGGACCACATCGCAGTCTACGGCCCGGACAACGACAAGCGCCTGACCGGCAAGCACGAGACGGCTCCCTGGAACAAGTTCAGCTACGGCGTGGCCGACCGCGGTGCCTCGATCCGCGTGCCGCACTCGTTCATCAAGAACGACTACAAGGGCTATCTCGAAGACCGCCGCCCGAACTCGCAGGGCGACCCCTACGCCATCGCTTCGCAGATCCTGAAGACGATCGCCGAAGTTCCGGCGGCCAAGAAGTCGGCCGCAGCCTAA